Genomic DNA from Desulfonema ishimotonii:
GAGAGAATTTTTCTTAACTTAATGCCATTGAGGCTCCGCCGGGGAACGAGATGCCCTCGGTTTTCAAGGTTGACACGGTAGAAAAAACTATAAAATCCTTTAAAACCGGTAGGTCAGCTCAAACAGGTGAAAGTCAAGGCCGGGATTATTATCATAGAGCCCCCCGTTGGACAGGTGCTGAAAACGATACCCGGCGTTCCAGCCCCGGCCCATGTGGAAATCCAGGCCGATCTCCTCGCTGAAATTGACAACCCCGCCCAGATCCTGCCCCCTGAAATCATATTTCGTCAGCAGGGCGAGCCTGACCGCTGCGCTTAAAGAGAAATGTCTGTCGGGCGAATACATCCGGATGACCGGGCCGAAGGTTCCCATAAAGCCGCTGTCGTGATGTTCCCCCTCCAGAAGTCCGCCCCCCAGCGTCAGCCCCGTATCAAAACGCCACCCCGAAAGCCACTCTCTCTGCCAGGGCAGACCGTAAGCCCCGAAGGCCTCGTAG
This window encodes:
- a CDS encoding acyloxyacyl hydrolase; translated protein: MTRRRSGRLLMIVFFMLMAIPGSAGVADAGWHEAGARMGVTVKKKDENFKIYEAFGAYGLPWQREWLSGWRFDTGLTLGGGLLEGEHHDSGFMGTFGPVIRMYSPDRHFSLSAAVRLALLTKYDFRGQDLGGVVNFSEEIGLDFHMGRGWNAGYRFQHLSNGGLYDNNPGLDFHLFELTYRF